One part of the Sphingobacterium sp. LZ7M1 genome encodes these proteins:
- a CDS encoding TonB-dependent receptor, whose protein sequence is MKPLIALVLFILISTSSKAQIISGKVINTKRKPISNVNVFIVGSYDGASTDSLGGFSFKTETTGKQVLQFSSVDYIGKSLEIEIVDNLFIEVSMAAEDNQIEAVTVRAGQLSVGNQNGAVLSPLDIVTTAGSMGNIVAALGKLPGAQIAGENGRLMVRGGDPSETQTYINGILVGQPYTASANGVPVRGRFSPFLFKGTNFSTGGYGAEFGNALSGILNLTSSQVIEEPKTELSFSTVGLGLSNSQKWGNSSLSLNASYTNLKPYNSLINQNITWHKPYEQASGEAIFRNKGKHHFFNLYASFAAEDFSFTDYSVQYSQDIKTAIKSNNYYLNSNLVYYLPSNWKLETGLGISYLDRSLHFHEFTIPTKEKGSHAKALFKKNANRWNFMFGAEHFYNAVDEKFQQNKDNPFSYGFNRSNAAVFTEGQYRLFSKMTLDLGLRYVDNFKNQRFLEPRAALAYIPSTNHMLSLSYGKYHQDPNPDIFKFDTDLKWQSAEHYIFNYTFNQKGQMLRLEGFLKNYHDLITYNSLIPQYNSTFANNGYGKVKGIDFFWKDSNTIPNLQYWISYSYTDPKKLERNYEYAVQPSYLAKHYFSIVGKYWVSSWRSQVGLTNTYISGRPYNNPNLSGFMQSMTKAQNDLSFSWSFLLTQQKILFFSITNILGNKPIYGYEYSPSRNATGQFEGRAMIPTAKRFAFVGFFWTISKNKKDNQLDQL, encoded by the coding sequence ATGAAACCATTAATAGCCCTAGTCCTGTTCATCCTTATTTCCACGAGTTCAAAGGCACAAATCATTAGCGGAAAAGTAATTAACACGAAAAGAAAGCCTATTTCTAATGTAAATGTTTTTATAGTCGGCAGTTATGACGGAGCATCAACAGACTCCCTTGGTGGATTTTCTTTCAAGACTGAAACAACAGGAAAACAAGTTTTGCAATTCAGTTCGGTTGATTACATAGGCAAATCTCTTGAAATTGAGATTGTAGACAATCTTTTTATCGAAGTCAGCATGGCTGCAGAGGACAATCAGATCGAGGCAGTGACGGTCAGGGCAGGGCAGTTGAGCGTTGGGAACCAGAACGGCGCAGTTCTTTCACCGTTGGATATCGTAACGACAGCGGGGAGCATGGGAAATATTGTGGCGGCCTTAGGAAAATTACCTGGAGCTCAGATTGCAGGGGAAAACGGCAGGCTAATGGTTCGGGGTGGCGATCCTAGCGAGACCCAGACTTACATCAATGGCATACTGGTCGGCCAGCCCTACACCGCATCAGCCAATGGCGTTCCGGTTCGTGGCCGCTTCTCCCCTTTCCTTTTCAAAGGGACCAACTTCTCCACAGGAGGTTATGGTGCGGAGTTTGGAAATGCTCTTTCAGGAATACTGAATCTGACAAGCTCCCAGGTTATTGAAGAGCCTAAAACTGAACTTTCCTTTTCTACAGTGGGTCTAGGGCTGAGCAATTCGCAGAAATGGGGAAACAGTTCCCTGAGCCTAAATGCCAGTTATACCAATCTCAAGCCATATAACAGCTTAATCAACCAGAACATTACTTGGCATAAACCTTATGAGCAAGCTTCTGGAGAGGCCATCTTCAGAAACAAGGGCAAACATCATTTTTTTAATCTCTATGCATCGTTTGCTGCTGAAGACTTCAGTTTTACGGATTATAGCGTTCAATATTCCCAGGATATCAAAACTGCGATCAAGTCCAACAACTATTATCTGAACAGCAATTTAGTGTATTATCTGCCTTCAAACTGGAAATTGGAAACAGGTTTAGGGATAAGCTATCTAGACCGCAGCTTGCATTTCCATGAATTCACCATACCAACAAAGGAAAAAGGGAGCCATGCTAAGGCCTTGTTCAAGAAGAATGCGAATCGATGGAATTTCATGTTTGGAGCAGAACATTTTTACAATGCGGTCGATGAAAAGTTCCAGCAAAACAAAGACAATCCCTTTTCTTACGGATTCAATCGGTCTAATGCAGCTGTATTCACGGAAGGACAATATAGGCTGTTTTCAAAAATGACCTTAGACCTTGGCTTGAGATATGTAGACAACTTCAAAAACCAGCGTTTTCTGGAGCCAAGGGCAGCATTGGCTTATATTCCATCAACAAACCACATGCTTTCTCTCTCCTATGGCAAATATCATCAGGATCCTAATCCGGACATTTTCAAGTTCGACACAGACCTGAAATGGCAATCAGCAGAACATTATATTTTCAACTACACCTTCAATCAAAAAGGGCAGATGCTGCGCTTAGAAGGCTTCCTAAAAAACTATCACGACCTAATTACCTATAACAGCTTAATTCCGCAATACAACTCAACCTTTGCCAACAATGGCTACGGAAAAGTAAAGGGAATCGACTTTTTCTGGAAGGATAGCAATACCATCCCGAACCTTCAATATTGGATATCTTACTCCTATACCGACCCCAAGAAACTCGAAAGGAACTACGAATATGCCGTGCAGCCAAGTTATTTGGCCAAGCATTACTTCTCCATCGTTGGTAAATATTGGGTATCCAGCTGGCGATCCCAGGTTGGCCTGACAAATACCTACATTTCAGGAAGACCATATAACAATCCCAACCTAAGCGGATTTATGCAATCGATGACCAAAGCTCAAAATGACCTATCTTTCAGTTGGTCATTTCTATTGACCCAGCAAAAAATCCTTTTTTTCTCTATCACCAATATCTTGGGAAACAAACCCATCTATGGTTATGAGTATAGCCCATCTCGCAACGCTACAGGACAGTTCGAAGGGCGTGCCATGATTCCAACCGCCAAAAGATTTGCATTTGTAGGCTTCTTTTGGACCATCAGCAAGAACAAAAAAGACAACCAATTGGATCAATTATAA
- a CDS encoding LytTR family DNA-binding domain-containing protein, producing the protein MKDYRTLIIEDEKPAARLLSRKLNSIGIQAIEMLHSVEQARKWFMENQAPDLIFLDIQLSDGLSFEIFDGLEINSAIIFTTAYDEFAIRAFKLNSVDYLLKPIAEEELEIAIGKFERLRNQQPSIDLQQIKKLISPDKNQYKTRFSIKVGNNIKLIPIEEIECFFSENKGTYAYCDNNSQYLLDQTLEQIETVLDPDKFFRISRGNIVNINSIQSISVHSSSRLRVQLNNCPSQELIVSRERVSDFKEWLE; encoded by the coding sequence ATGAAAGATTACCGAACCCTAATTATTGAAGATGAAAAACCTGCAGCCAGGCTATTATCCAGGAAATTGAACAGCATAGGGATACAGGCCATCGAGATGCTGCACTCGGTTGAACAGGCAAGAAAATGGTTTATGGAAAATCAGGCTCCAGACCTCATCTTTCTGGATATCCAACTATCTGATGGCTTGTCTTTTGAGATTTTTGATGGATTGGAAATCAATAGCGCCATTATCTTTACTACTGCCTATGATGAATTTGCTATCCGTGCGTTTAAGTTGAACAGCGTCGATTATCTCTTGAAACCGATTGCCGAAGAAGAACTTGAAATTGCAATTGGTAAGTTTGAACGATTAAGGAATCAGCAGCCCAGCATCGATTTACAGCAAATAAAAAAGCTGATCAGTCCCGATAAAAATCAATATAAGACCAGATTTAGCATCAAGGTAGGCAATAACATCAAATTGATCCCCATTGAAGAAATCGAATGTTTCTTTTCAGAAAACAAGGGCACATACGCCTATTGCGACAATAACAGCCAATATCTATTGGACCAAACATTGGAACAGATCGAAACAGTTTTGGACCCTGATAAATTCTTCCGGATAAGCAGAGGAAACATCGTGAACATCAATTCCATTCAGAGCATATCGGTCCATTCGAGTTCCCGACTGCGGGTACAACTGAACAACTGCCCTTCACAGGAACTTATCGTAAGCCGAGAAAGAGTCAGCGACTTTAAAGAATGGTTGGAATAA
- a CDS encoding 8-amino-7-oxononanoate synthase → MTSFRNLQQTTGRIISLDGTDYHFFGGTAYLGLLDNPEYIELYKKGIDLLGLNNGTSRTNNVQLGIYQEAECHLADRFGFEAAALLSSGYLAGQVAVRALSKGKTVLYAPGSHPALWLDETPLVDGSFDEWAKATVEFINDAEHDDVLVISNCIDNLTPLHFDFSIFREIKPDKKVLLILDDSHGIGILKKNQVSADLSALKFDNIEIVVLASLAKGLGTDAGVVFGNKGTVEKIKKHPIFNGASPTAPAALYALVHGQDLYEKAFERMQSNTSLLASITRETSLNHIEKFPVFSSTQPLLYKHLLQKNIVISSFPYPLATSPLLNRVVVSALHSEADIRHIGEILCSESSLIL, encoded by the coding sequence ATGACCTCCTTTAGAAATCTTCAACAAACTACAGGAAGAATTATTAGCCTAGACGGTACGGATTACCACTTTTTTGGTGGTACGGCTTATCTTGGATTACTGGATAATCCAGAATACATCGAACTTTACAAAAAAGGGATCGACCTGCTTGGGCTCAATAATGGAACCTCCAGGACCAACAATGTCCAACTAGGAATCTATCAGGAAGCTGAGTGCCATTTGGCAGATCGTTTTGGCTTTGAAGCGGCAGCCTTGCTTTCGAGTGGTTATCTTGCTGGGCAGGTGGCGGTTCGTGCCCTCTCTAAAGGCAAGACCGTTCTTTACGCGCCAGGAAGCCACCCCGCACTATGGCTAGATGAAACTCCTCTAGTGGATGGGAGTTTTGACGAGTGGGCTAAGGCCACGGTTGAATTTATTAATGATGCCGAGCATGATGATGTCCTGGTAATTTCCAATTGTATTGATAACCTAACCCCTTTACATTTTGATTTTTCTATCTTCAGGGAAATAAAGCCAGACAAAAAGGTTCTCTTGATCTTGGATGACTCCCATGGGATCGGCATTTTAAAGAAGAACCAAGTTTCAGCTGATCTATCAGCTTTGAAATTCGACAATATCGAAATCGTTGTTTTAGCATCATTGGCAAAAGGTCTTGGAACTGATGCCGGAGTTGTTTTTGGAAACAAGGGCACTGTAGAAAAAATCAAGAAACATCCTATTTTCAATGGAGCTTCGCCGACAGCACCGGCAGCACTCTATGCGCTGGTTCATGGGCAAGATCTTTATGAAAAAGCTTTTGAAAGGATGCAATCCAATACGAGTTTGTTGGCATCGATTACCCGAGAAACTTCATTGAACCATATAGAGAAATTTCCGGTTTTCAGCTCGACCCAGCCGTTACTTTACAAGCATCTGTTGCAGAAAAACATTGTGATATCAAGTTTTCCATATCCATTAGCGACAAGTCCCCTGTTAAATCGGGTTGTTGTATCTGCTTTACACTCAGAAGCTGACATTCGTCATATAGGAGAAATATTGTGTTCAGAAAGTTCATTAATACTTTGA
- a CDS encoding HU family DNA-binding protein, with protein sequence MTKAEIIAEISNKTGLEKVDVQETVEAFFKVVKSAMIGGENVYVRGFGSFVVKKRAEKTARNISKNTAIIIPEHYVPSFKPAKVFVEKVKNGNKK encoded by the coding sequence ATGACTAAAGCAGAAATTATTGCAGAGATCTCTAACAAGACTGGTTTAGAGAAGGTTGATGTACAAGAAACCGTTGAAGCATTCTTCAAAGTAGTTAAAAGCGCTATGATTGGCGGTGAGAATGTGTACGTAAGAGGTTTTGGAAGTTTTGTAGTAAAAAAGAGAGCTGAAAAGACAGCACGTAACATTTCTAAAAACACAGCTATTATCATTCCTGAGCACTACGTGCCTAGCTTCAAACCTGCAAAAGTATTTGTAGAGAAAGTTAAGAACGGAAATAAGAAATAA
- a CDS encoding sensor histidine kinase codes for MKQFLRSIILAVIISLAIYSSIAIYVLFHTGSLEMSFIKAPESIAGISYGIFLFLSGSSSSRILNHFIPDKTKVFNRVFGFIILTSIQAPIVIFIINMLISKLMLNKTFSEFVSDENWFAYIPLTIISILIGLGFYAFYYFKQFKNKQIAQQKKIAGEATAQLESLKNQIDPHFLFNSLNVLIGLIEEDQKNAIAYTKSLSKIYRYILEHKDNEYVSIKQELEFANNYISLLQIRFEDAIEYKMEVQNLQENEFTIPLALQLLLENCIQHNKATEQNPLKIKIFQEGDLLVVENNLQEKENKSSSTKVGLKNIRERYLLTSKKDIQIIKSEEKFTVKLPILVS; via the coding sequence ATGAAGCAATTTCTAAGATCCATCATCTTGGCAGTAATCATCAGTTTGGCGATCTACAGCAGCATTGCCATCTATGTACTGTTCCATACAGGGAGCTTAGAAATGTCTTTTATCAAAGCTCCAGAATCCATTGCAGGCATTTCTTACGGCATCTTTCTGTTCTTATCCGGAAGCTCCTCAAGCCGCATATTAAACCATTTTATTCCCGATAAAACCAAAGTTTTCAATCGGGTTTTCGGTTTCATCATCCTTACCAGCATCCAAGCGCCAATCGTTATTTTCATCATCAACATGCTGATATCAAAACTGATGCTGAATAAAACTTTCAGTGAGTTTGTATCCGATGAAAATTGGTTTGCCTACATCCCTTTGACCATAATATCCATCCTGATTGGATTAGGATTCTATGCCTTCTACTATTTCAAACAATTCAAGAACAAACAGATTGCACAACAGAAAAAGATTGCTGGGGAGGCAACGGCTCAACTCGAATCGTTAAAAAACCAGATTGACCCCCACTTTCTTTTCAACAGCCTGAACGTGCTGATCGGCTTGATCGAGGAAGATCAAAAGAACGCTATTGCATACACCAAATCGCTCTCCAAGATCTATCGCTATATCCTTGAGCATAAGGACAATGAATATGTTAGCATCAAGCAGGAACTGGAATTTGCAAACAACTATATTTCCCTACTTCAAATCCGTTTTGAAGATGCCATAGAATACAAAATGGAAGTGCAAAACCTTCAGGAAAACGAGTTTACAATCCCCCTTGCCTTACAGCTCCTATTAGAAAACTGTATACAGCACAATAAGGCCACTGAACAAAATCCATTGAAGATTAAAATCTTTCAAGAAGGCGATTTACTGGTTGTAGAGAACAATCTTCAAGAAAAAGAAAACAAAAGCTCCTCTACCAAGGTTGGACTCAAAAACATCAGGGAGCGATATCTCCTGACAAGCAAGAAGGATATCCAAATCATCAAATCCGAAGAGAAATTCACCGTTAAATTGCCAATCCTAGTTTCATGA
- a CDS encoding tetratricopeptide repeat protein, which produces MKNTKQIQIIVVAAVVLVIGFLLFKPVKGLVDEEEKNAAATTSQAEAAASQFNLSSVSEAAKRGLNPAIVNEITDLEAKANKAEGSERVKIYQQLADKWNDVEKPAPQAYIYEEMAKIDPKFEFYLKSGDNFRKGYTNLQDTVLASALNQKAIEVYQKAVNLNGSSLDAKTGLGAAMVTGTNNPMAGIAILREVVQADPKNLEANKTLGLFSLQSRQFDRAIDRFKIVIEQKPDAEAYFYLATGYENIGMKNEAIAAFQKSKELAADPSLSQFIDRRIEELSK; this is translated from the coding sequence ATGAAAAACACCAAGCAAATCCAGATCATCGTTGTAGCAGCAGTAGTCCTTGTTATTGGATTCCTATTGTTTAAACCTGTGAAGGGCTTGGTAGATGAAGAAGAAAAAAATGCAGCAGCTACAACTTCTCAAGCTGAAGCTGCTGCATCTCAGTTTAATCTGAGTTCTGTATCTGAAGCGGCTAAGCGTGGATTGAACCCAGCTATTGTCAATGAAATCACAGATCTAGAGGCAAAAGCCAATAAAGCAGAAGGTTCCGAACGCGTGAAAATCTACCAGCAACTTGCTGATAAATGGAACGACGTGGAAAAACCTGCTCCTCAAGCTTATATCTATGAGGAAATGGCTAAGATTGACCCTAAATTTGAGTTCTACTTGAAATCTGGAGACAATTTCCGTAAAGGATATACTAATCTTCAAGATACCGTCCTAGCAAGTGCCTTAAACCAGAAAGCTATTGAAGTTTATCAAAAAGCTGTAAATTTAAACGGCTCGAGCTTAGATGCAAAAACAGGATTAGGGGCAGCAATGGTTACTGGAACCAACAACCCGATGGCTGGTATTGCTATCTTGAGAGAAGTTGTTCAAGCTGATCCAAAAAACCTGGAGGCTAACAAAACCTTAGGTTTGTTCTCATTACAGTCTCGTCAATTCGACCGAGCAATCGATCGTTTCAAAATTGTAATTGAACAAAAACCTGATGCCGAAGCATATTTTTATTTGGCAACAGGCTATGAAAATATAGGGATGAAGAACGAAGCTATTGCTGCTTTCCAAAAGAGCAAAGAACTGGCTGCCGATCCTAGTCTCTCCCAGTTCATCGATCGCAGGATTGAAGAACTAAGTAAGTAA